A segment of the Bacteroidota bacterium genome:
CTCACTTTCCCTATTTTTGGAATGCCTGCTTTTCCACAGGCTTTCGCCCATATTTTCCCTTTCACCTATTGGCTTAAAATTTTCATCAGCCAAACACTTAGAGGGGAACCGGTGAGTAATGGAATCATACCCATGTATGCATTCTTTGCCTTTATGCTATTGGGCATAACATGTATTCCCAGACTAAAAACACTGCTTAAAACCGAAAAATATTGGGGTAAACTATAACTCAAGGAAAAGAAATTATGTGGAAGAAATTCGTATTTGGATTACAAATGACCAGCGACTATTTTGCGGATGAGATCAAAATCATCATGCACGATGCCGGGGCAGTGCTTATTTTTATCGTAGCAATGGTAGCTTATCCTCTCTTATATTCCCTTGGATATATGGACGAAACGATCAGGGAAATACCCATTGCAGTCGTCGATATGGATCATTCCCAAATTAGCCGCCAATACAGCAGAATGGCCGATGCTACCGAACAACTTAAAGTGGTATATAAGCCCCAAAGTTTAAAAGAAGCAGAACAGTTGTTCTATGACGGAAAAATTAATGGGGTAATTCTAATTCCTAAAGATTTTGAAAAAGATATTTATAAAGGACAACAAACCAACGTGACTGTTTACTGCGATGCCAGTTACTTCCTTCTTTATAAACAGGTATATTCCGGGGCAATTTATTCTACAGGGACTTTAGGTGCAGGGGTTGAAATCAAACATTTGCTTGCACAGGGGAATACAATAAAACAGGCCATGGATAAACGCAATCCCTTAAACGTGAATGCCTATAATTTGTACAATCCAGCCGGTGGTTATGGAACTTTTGTCATACCGGGCATTTTAATTATCATTCTTCAGCAAACCCTGATGATTGGTATAGGTTTAATTGGCGGCACGATACGCGAAAGGAGACGGTACATCTATTTAATCAAACCGGCTCAGCTCCCCGGGGGAAGTTTCGTAGCTGTGATGGGAAAAACTTTTGCCTATATCTTTATTTATCTTTTCAACATCATATTTACCCTTGTCATGTTGCACAATTGGTTCCATTTGCCGGATAAAAGCGGGTTCTTACCTACTCTCTTTCTGATCATTCCATTTTTATTTGCAA
Coding sequences within it:
- a CDS encoding ABC transporter permease, yielding MWKKFVFGLQMTSDYFADEIKIIMHDAGAVLIFIVAMVAYPLLYSLGYMDETIREIPIAVVDMDHSQISRQYSRMADATEQLKVVYKPQSLKEAEQLFYDGKINGVILIPKDFEKDIYKGQQTNVTVYCDASYFLLYKQVYSGAIYSTGTLGAGVEIKHLLAQGNTIKQAMDKRNPLNVNAYNLYNPAGGYGTFVIPGILIIILQQTLMIGIGLIGGTIRERRRYIYLIKPAQLPGGSFVAVMGKTFAYIFIYLFNIIFTLVMLHNWFHLPDKSGFLPTLFLIIPFLFATAFLGLAISFLFRRRVHSLLFMVFLSPSILFLTGMSWPVESLPPFLYLLAHVFPSTMTVPAYIRMRTCGAGLSSVTYEWVFLLIQMVVYCLLACLTYKFAMKRLEKEYNEEARMHRENYELGHLNE